A window of the Marinifilum sp. JC120 genome harbors these coding sequences:
- the ispH gene encoding 4-hydroxy-3-methylbut-2-enyl diphosphate reductase, translated as MVEVIRAETAGFCMGVDLALNKLDSLIEKDEDRKIYILGPIIHNPQVLEDYEKQGVVTAKTPEDVPDGAYVVIRAHGIPKAVEEDLRQRGVNVIDATCPKVKKAQLLIQRNTEDDRVLLLYGEDSHPEVKGLLSYGPAGPHLFDSLEELQAIDLDPNQKYCLAAQTTQDRVIYEDCINYLESKGIDFVTLKTICDATRQRQDEAISLSEKVDHMIVVGGRISGNTRRLVQVVETAGTKCTHVEIADELPLTELKSLNKIGLTAGASTPKHLVDAIQKILEDL; from the coding sequence ATGGTTGAAGTTATCAGGGCTGAGACAGCCGGTTTCTGCATGGGCGTAGACCTTGCCCTTAACAAACTGGATTCCCTCATTGAAAAAGACGAAGATAGGAAAATATACATTTTAGGACCGATCATCCACAATCCACAGGTCCTTGAAGATTATGAAAAACAAGGCGTAGTCACCGCCAAGACCCCGGAAGACGTTCCTGATGGCGCATACGTTGTAATCCGTGCCCATGGCATACCCAAGGCAGTGGAAGAAGACCTGCGCCAACGCGGAGTGAACGTCATTGACGCCACCTGCCCCAAAGTCAAGAAAGCCCAGTTGCTTATCCAGCGCAACACCGAAGATGACCGCGTGCTGCTCCTTTACGGTGAAGACAGCCACCCGGAAGTAAAAGGGCTGCTCAGCTACGGCCCCGCAGGACCGCACCTTTTTGACTCCCTTGAGGAACTTCAGGCCATTGATTTGGACCCGAACCAAAAATATTGTCTTGCGGCCCAGACCACACAGGACCGCGTCATATACGAAGATTGTATCAACTACCTTGAAAGCAAAGGGATTGACTTTGTAACCCTTAAAACCATTTGCGATGCTACTCGTCAGCGTCAGGACGAAGCAATTTCCCTTTCTGAAAAAGTGGATCACATGATCGTTGTAGGTGGCCGTATCTCCGGCAACACCCGCCGCCTCGTGCAGGTTGTTGAAACCGCTGGCACTAAGTGTACCCACGTTGAAATCGCCGATGAGCTTCCCCTTACCGAGCTAAAATCTTTGAACAAAATAGGCCTCACCGCCGGAGCCTCTACCCCCAAACATCTGGTGGACGCTATCCAGAAGATTCTGGAAGATCTGTAA